One Solanum lycopersicum chromosome 2, SLM_r2.1 genomic region harbors:
- the LOC101266091 gene encoding mitochondrial ATP-independent inner membrane protease subunit 1a: MRLFQYLSQWKSKANDGIQQSLLIAKFLCLLHVTSNYVFSPVMVYGPSMLPTLNLTGDVLLVEHLSPLFDKLGPGDVILVRSPDNPRKTVTKRIIGMEGDTVTFLADPSKSDRYISLKVPKGHVWIQGDNIYASKDSRQLGPIPCGLISGKVLYRVWPPECFGSL, encoded by the exons ATGCGATTGTTTCAGTACTTGAGTCAATGGAAATCCAAAGCCAATGACGGAATTCAACAATCACTTCTTATCGCCAAATTCCTCTGCTTATTACATGTCACAAGCAACTACGTTTTCTCTCCAGTAATG GTGTACGGTCCGAGCATGTTGCCGACCCTGAATCTTACCGGTGATGTTTTGCTGGTTGAACATTTGTCGCCGTTGTTCGATAAGTTGGGACCTGGAGATGTAATCCTTGTTCGGTCACCTGATAACCCTAGGAAGACTGTAACTAAACGAATTATTGGCATGGAGGGTGATACTGTCACTTTTCTAGCTGACCCTTCAAAAAGTGACCGGTATATTAGCTTAAAG GTTCCAAAGGGGCATGTTTGGATTCAAGGAGATAACATCTATGCTTCAAAGGATTCACGACAGCTCGGGCCAATCCCTTGTGGCCTTATCTCGGGAAAAGTGTTATACAGA GTATGGCCTCCAGAGTGTTTTGGTTCATTATGA